CTCGCTCTACCCAGTCAGAGCAGTTGAAGACTGACCTTGCGGATTTGGCCGCGCAAGGAAACTTGAGCTTCTTGGTTGCTTACGTGGATGCGGATGCTACTCCCCAGGTTGCGCAGGCCTTTGGCGTTAAGAACCTGCCTACAGTCGTGGCATTGGGTGCTGGACAGCCGCTGACCAATTTTGAGGGGGCGCAACCTAAAGAAGCCCTACAGCAATGGGTAGATACCCTAGTGCAGAATGTCGGCCCACAGCTGAAGGGCCTGCAAGGCAATGAGGCATCGGAGCAGCCACAGGAGGAAGAAGAGGATCCGCGGCTCCAGGAAGCAGAAAGCTTCTTGAACGCCGGCGACTTTGATGGGGCGCTCAACGTCTACAACTCCATCTTGGAATCCGAGCCCGATAATGTGCAGATCAAACAGGCGCGCGACACCACAGTCTTGCTCCAGCGCCTCGATCCTGCCAACCAGACCGAGGACCCGATTGCGGCCGCGGAAGGGGATAAAGGGGACGTCGATAAGCAAATGCGAGCTGCCGACGCCGAAGTGGTTGCCGGCGCCCCAGAAAAGGCCTTTGATCGCCTCATCGAGACGATGAAGACAACGGCAGGCGATGAGAAAGCACGCGTTCGCGAGCGCTTGCTGGAGCTCTTCGGGCTCTTTGAGGGCAATGACCCGCGCGTGATGGAAGCT
The nucleotide sequence above comes from Corynebacterium tuberculostearicum. Encoded proteins:
- a CDS encoding tetratricopeptide repeat protein; its protein translation is MTSPNDAYVGGALDLSQVKARAEARQKAQESPQPGAGGVQPFFAVTEANFDQDVVRRSTEVPVVVLIGTARSTQSEQLKTDLADLAAQGNLSFLVAYVDADATPQVAQAFGVKNLPTVVALGAGQPLTNFEGAQPKEALQQWVDTLVQNVGPQLKGLQGNEASEQPQEEEEDPRLQEAESFLNAGDFDGALNVYNSILESEPDNVQIKQARDTTVLLQRLDPANQTEDPIAAAEGDKGDVDKQMRAADAEVVAGAPEKAFDRLIETMKTTAGDEKARVRERLLELFGLFEGNDPRVMEARTKLASALY